One Micavibrio aeruginosavorus ARL-13 genomic window carries:
- a CDS encoding DotD/TraH family lipoprotein (Members of this family include DotD of type IVB secretion systems and TraH of plasmid conjugative plasmid systems, both lipoproteins.) — MMRFRKQVVSLTLCVAALALSACAPGQAVQKNNNPQLVASPEKVNLMLAEAADRASGALETLAAVEQARSPGVAVEPIADAPVELKRAITVNWVGPVEPIAKTLADRAGYAFMSVGEQPPVPVVVSINVENRPVIDVLRSLGLQLGQRADVRVDGVRRMVEIHYAPVTGVGG, encoded by the coding sequence ATGATGCGTTTTCGCAAACAAGTTGTTTCGCTGACTCTGTGCGTGGCTGCGCTGGCGTTGTCCGCCTGCGCGCCGGGTCAGGCCGTGCAAAAAAATAACAATCCGCAACTGGTTGCGTCACCGGAGAAGGTGAACCTGATGCTGGCTGAAGCCGCCGATCGTGCATCGGGTGCGCTGGAAACGCTGGCCGCCGTTGAACAGGCGCGCAGCCCCGGTGTGGCCGTTGAGCCGATTGCCGATGCGCCGGTGGAATTGAAACGCGCCATCACCGTGAACTGGGTTGGCCCGGTTGAACCGATTGCCAAAACGCTGGCCGACCGTGCCGGTTATGCCTTTATGTCTGTGGGCGAACAACCGCCTGTGCCTGTTGTTGTTTCGATCAATGTTGAAAACCGTCCGGTGATTGATGTTCTGCGCTCGCTGGGCCTGCAACTGGGCCAACGCGCCGATGTTCGTGTGGATGGGGTTCGCCGCATGGTGGAAATCCACTACGCGCCTGTGACGGGTGTCGGGGGCTAA
- the flgK gene encoding flagellar hook-associated protein FlgK yields the protein MSISGLDSALSGLKIAQQQLSVISNNVANVSTPGYSRKILPQQTVAIEGQTVGVKANAVVRNVDMYLARDYWTQVSAVTFQDTTATYMNQIQQFHGAPDAETSISAKITALQDAFLSLANQPDSEVGMQAAVSAAQSTARKFNDYSNLMTQMRNDTQRELSEAVSQVNTLLNQVASLNKEIKSNMAQGRTVAQQQDQRDAAIEELSGLIEISFFTRGDGVLVVQTNEGLQLADDTVNPMYFNPTQQTTLTYYPASAAGLYVGGNPNEVRVSFDITQRDPGGKIGALLAMRDETLPAYQAQLDELAHKTALRLSEQGLNLFTDQFGNIPANTDPVPNPPGPLTPVPYVGFSAIMQVNPAILNDNSLIRSGTVVGSAVQEGSNEVLRRVAEFAFGNIAYQEAQGNVDIRVAGIPDTLQNIFGLNPQAQMRGDVNIHNLSLGVPLNAAPDHPFLPISGPPLLDDFTIRIDEGGANDTGDITIDLTAVDTAYPTPPSTSGAQALVDYLNNDVFPTLAPPLDTTVTASLNQFGQLMINAQHDIGIGVGNMGEDGLEYLGLKAGTTQAVDPYFTVQVGQDDPVRVSISPGDTETDLLTKLNNIPGIQASIDPATGFLSFRPGPGFGGDIRIVDGTILSAGGNTPSLELLGSASPVVSVAHAPFRETQLGAGLQVSSGLPGTLTLEEYSQRMISNQVAEVNATTAKQADEASLRDLLNTQLLNESGVNLDEELSHLIVVQSAFAASAKTITAIDEMFQQLLNAF from the coding sequence ATGAGCATTTCAGGTCTGGATTCGGCCCTGTCCGGTTTGAAGATCGCCCAGCAACAGCTGAGCGTCATATCGAACAACGTCGCCAACGTATCAACGCCGGGATATTCCCGAAAAATCCTTCCGCAACAAACCGTTGCGATTGAGGGCCAGACCGTCGGCGTCAAGGCCAACGCCGTGGTCCGCAATGTCGATATGTACCTGGCCCGGGATTACTGGACCCAGGTCAGCGCGGTGACCTTCCAGGACACCACCGCCACTTACATGAACCAGATTCAGCAGTTCCACGGGGCGCCGGATGCGGAAACATCCATCTCGGCAAAAATTACCGCCCTGCAGGATGCGTTCCTGTCCCTGGCCAACCAACCCGACAGCGAAGTCGGCATGCAGGCTGCCGTCAGCGCCGCCCAAAGCACCGCGCGCAAATTCAACGATTACTCCAATTTGATGACCCAGATGCGGAATGACACGCAGCGCGAACTGAGCGAGGCGGTCAGTCAGGTCAACACGTTGCTGAACCAGGTGGCCAGCCTGAACAAGGAAATCAAAAGCAACATGGCCCAGGGGCGCACCGTTGCCCAGCAACAAGATCAACGCGACGCCGCGATTGAGGAATTGTCGGGCCTGATCGAAATCAGCTTCTTCACCCGCGGGGACGGCGTTCTGGTCGTCCAGACCAACGAGGGTTTGCAATTGGCCGATGACACGGTCAACCCGATGTATTTCAACCCGACACAGCAAACGACCCTGACTTATTACCCGGCCAGCGCCGCAGGCCTGTATGTCGGCGGCAATCCGAACGAAGTCCGTGTGTCGTTTGATATTACGCAGCGCGATCCGGGTGGCAAAATCGGCGCGTTGCTGGCCATGCGGGATGAAACATTACCGGCATATCAGGCCCAGCTAGACGAGCTGGCGCACAAAACGGCGCTGCGCCTGTCGGAGCAGGGACTGAACCTGTTCACCGATCAATTTGGCAACATCCCGGCCAACACCGATCCGGTCCCCAACCCGCCCGGTCCGCTGACCCCTGTGCCGTATGTCGGATTTTCCGCGATTATGCAGGTGAACCCGGCCATTTTGAACGACAACAGCCTGATCCGCTCCGGCACCGTGGTGGGCAGCGCCGTGCAGGAAGGTTCGAACGAAGTCCTGCGCCGGGTCGCGGAATTTGCCTTTGGCAACATCGCGTATCAGGAAGCGCAGGGGAACGTCGATATTCGCGTCGCCGGCATTCCCGATACATTGCAAAACATCTTTGGCCTGAACCCGCAGGCCCAGATGCGCGGTGATGTGAATATTCACAATCTGTCGCTGGGTGTGCCGCTCAACGCCGCGCCGGATCATCCGTTCCTGCCCATCAGCGGACCGCCTTTGCTGGATGATTTCACCATTCGTATTGACGAAGGCGGAGCCAACGACACGGGCGATATCACCATCGACCTGACCGCCGTGGACACCGCCTATCCCACGCCGCCCTCCACCAGCGGGGCGCAGGCGTTGGTTGATTATCTGAACAACGACGTGTTTCCGACCTTGGCTCCGCCATTGGACACCACCGTCACCGCATCCTTGAACCAGTTCGGGCAATTGATGATCAACGCCCAGCATGACATCGGGATCGGTGTGGGGAATATGGGTGAAGACGGGCTGGAATATCTGGGCTTGAAGGCTGGAACGACACAAGCCGTCGATCCGTATTTCACCGTACAGGTGGGGCAGGATGATCCAGTCCGTGTCAGCATTTCACCGGGTGACACCGAAACCGATTTGCTGACCAAACTGAACAACATCCCCGGTATTCAGGCCAGCATTGACCCGGCCACCGGTTTCCTGTCATTCCGACCCGGCCCGGGGTTCGGCGGTGATATTCGTATCGTTGACGGAACGATCCTCAGCGCAGGGGGCAACACGCCGAGTCTGGAATTGCTGGGCAGCGCCAGCCCGGTGGTCAGCGTCGCCCACGCCCCGTTCCGCGAAACCCAGTTGGGTGCCGGGTTACAGGTCAGTTCCGGTTTGCCGGGAACGCTGACGCTGGAGGAATATTCCCAGCGCATGATCAGCAACCAGGTGGCCGAGGTGAACGCCACTACCGCCAAACAGGCAGATGAAGCCAGCCTGCGCGATCTGTTAAACACGCAGTTGCTGAACGAATCCGGTGTCAATCTGGATGAAGAATTGTCGCACTTGATTGTGGTGCAATCGGCCTTTGCCGCCAGCGCCAAAACCATTACCGCCATTGATGAAATGTTCCAGCAATTGCTGAACGCTTTCTAA
- a CDS encoding DotH/IcmK family type IV secretion protein, which produces MTSKFNRYFQGLHGAVRPVALGAVCVLLTGTALSVLPAVAQDALPPGLAAQMDAEPPADDLVAQDDSALPPAMDAMERAPGLALPEDAGLAPVEGGAGMGMDLAEKSPEDIEAEIREDAFEAAITGLLPMRPEEIRELLKRYDQTLEAVQTPLQPYPEPEVVVQTVALDPGVRPSEIKVAVGHVTTLNFVDVTGAPWPIEDVSWAGDFEILKPGEGGWVLRVTPMQEFAYGNLSVKLLELKTPITFVMNTRRDTVHYRMDARIPEYGPYAKPPIIDGGITIAAGNAAQASILDGIIPDSAEKLVVSGVDGRTTAYRFKGNVYVRTPLTMLSPGWSGSVSSADGMNVYTIEDAPVLLLSDKGRMVRAHLSEKDDSNEQ; this is translated from the coding sequence ATGACATCGAAATTCAATCGATATTTTCAAGGTCTTCATGGCGCTGTGCGCCCCGTTGCATTGGGCGCTGTGTGCGTGCTTTTGACGGGAACGGCGTTGTCGGTGCTGCCGGCTGTGGCCCAGGACGCTTTGCCGCCGGGTCTGGCCGCGCAAATGGATGCCGAACCACCGGCGGATGATCTGGTGGCTCAGGATGACAGCGCCCTGCCCCCGGCGATGGATGCGATGGAACGCGCCCCGGGTTTGGCCTTGCCGGAAGATGCCGGCCTGGCCCCGGTTGAAGGTGGTGCGGGCATGGGCATGGATCTGGCCGAAAAGTCGCCCGAAGATATCGAAGCCGAAATTCGTGAAGATGCCTTTGAGGCCGCTATTACCGGCCTTCTGCCGATGCGGCCGGAAGAAATTCGTGAATTGCTGAAGCGTTATGATCAAACGCTGGAAGCGGTGCAGACGCCGCTGCAACCCTATCCGGAACCGGAAGTGGTCGTACAAACCGTGGCGCTGGACCCGGGTGTTCGCCCGTCTGAAATCAAGGTGGCCGTGGGTCACGTGACCACGCTGAACTTCGTCGACGTGACGGGTGCGCCGTGGCCGATCGAAGATGTCAGCTGGGCCGGGGATTTTGAAATCCTGAAGCCGGGCGAGGGCGGCTGGGTGCTGCGCGTTACGCCGATGCAGGAATTTGCCTATGGCAACCTGTCTGTCAAATTGCTGGAATTGAAAACCCCGATTACGTTCGTGATGAACACGCGCCGCGACACCGTGCATTACCGCATGGATGCGCGCATTCCTGAATATGGCCCGTATGCCAAACCGCCGATCATTGATGGCGGCATTACCATTGCCGCAGGCAATGCGGCCCAGGCGAGCATTCTGGATGGAATTATCCCGGACAGTGCCGAGAAACTGGTTGTGTCCGGTGTCGATGGCCGCACGACGGCCTATCGTTTCAAGGGCAATGTCTATGTGCGGACGCCGCTGACCATGCTGTCCCCCGGGTGGAGTGGATCGGTCAGTTCGGCGGATGGCATGAATGTCTATACAATTGAAGATGCGCCGGTTTTGCTCTTGTCCGACAAGGGCCGCATGGTGCGCGCGCATCTGAGTGAAAAGGACGATAGCAATGAGCAATAA
- a CDS encoding type IV secretion system DotC family protein — translation MIRTPSFFRVLTLTALTCGAVLFAGPVARAERTPPPPIAELQNPVRTDTAISIGVTEGLPLDIRFDAMKEAALSYGARGGLAWRTWEIRNELENTSDYMDKVFDFRQLLIAAPSGLLIEPPIVSEQENALLIEAGGQSAAVSDRVYSISANAKIVATARVWRNYLERDWGKVAPPPDVLLPETPEEKERWANWVQIGWERGVEQADEIFQADLQALSADYQGMVRYRMLLAQDMVSQPYALHVDRGVTGGGDVMRVGDRAVQITGKPELKPGSDTWLPASR, via the coding sequence GTGATCCGCACACCATCTTTTTTCCGTGTCCTGACTTTAACGGCGCTGACCTGCGGGGCGGTGTTGTTTGCTGGTCCCGTGGCCCGTGCCGAACGCACGCCGCCGCCGCCCATTGCTGAATTGCAAAACCCGGTGCGGACCGATACGGCGATCAGTATCGGTGTGACCGAGGGCTTGCCGCTGGATATTCGCTTTGATGCGATGAAGGAAGCGGCGTTGTCCTATGGCGCGCGTGGCGGTCTGGCCTGGCGCACATGGGAAATTCGCAACGAACTGGAAAACACGTCCGATTACATGGACAAGGTGTTTGATTTTCGTCAATTGCTGATCGCGGCCCCGTCGGGCCTGCTGATCGAACCGCCGATTGTTTCCGAACAGGAAAATGCGCTGTTGATTGAGGCTGGCGGCCAATCTGCCGCTGTGTCGGACCGGGTTTATTCCATCAGCGCGAACGCAAAGATCGTCGCGACCGCGCGCGTCTGGCGCAATTATCTGGAGCGTGACTGGGGCAAGGTTGCCCCGCCGCCGGATGTTTTGCTGCCCGAAACACCGGAGGAAAAAGAGCGCTGGGCCAACTGGGTCCAGATTGGCTGGGAACGCGGCGTTGAACAGGCGGATGAAATTTTCCAGGCTGACCTGCAAGCCCTGTCTGCTGATTATCAGGGCATGGTGCGGTACCGGATGCTGCTGGCTCAGGATATGGTCTCGCAACCCTATGCGCTGCATGTTGATCGCGGCGTGACGGGCGGTGGCGATGTCATGCGTGTTGGCGACCGCGCGGTGCAAATCACCGGCAAGCCTGAACTCAAGCCGGGATCGGATACATGGCTGCCCGCAAGCCGATAA
- a CDS encoding lytic transglycosylase domain-containing protein: MSAMSGILAGCILIAAQTYSIPPAVLLGIYQVEGGRVGQEVGPNDNGTYDLGPMQINTLWLDELSGVWGVSPSTARKWVRDDPCTNVGVSAWILRRHLNDTGNLSKAIAHYHSRTPGIGGKYKKKVVSSMERHGLLRK, encoded by the coding sequence ATGAGCGCAATGTCCGGTATTCTGGCGGGGTGCATCCTGATTGCGGCGCAAACCTATTCTATTCCCCCGGCGGTTTTGCTGGGGATTTATCAGGTCGAGGGTGGCCGGGTCGGGCAGGAAGTTGGCCCGAACGACAATGGCACCTATGATCTGGGCCCGATGCAGATCAATACGCTCTGGCTGGATGAACTGTCCGGCGTCTGGGGGGTCAGCCCCTCGACCGCGCGCAAATGGGTCCGCGACGATCCATGCACCAATGTTGGCGTTTCGGCCTGGATTTTGCGCCGCCATTTGAACGATACGGGCAATTTATCCAAGGCGATTGCCCATTATCACTCCCGCACCCCCGGAATTGGCGGGAAATATAAGAAAAAAGTGGTGTCTTCGATGGAACGCCACGGTCTGCTGCGCAAATAA
- a CDS encoding type IVB secretion system apparatus protein IcmL/DotI has translation MAQTPDMQAPGGSAGGGDAPNPRRIRATEQRGSAPVKKGGKPVKGAIAEGHTVPSGLGTVIVRNEFYKDGYRSLLRLALIQGIVIVGLIGAMFFVVHTHQPENRYFATTEDGRLVPMVPLNAPNLSAPALMSWVAQAATEVMTFGFSDYRRRLQEASRNFTRRGWESFTQALQRSRIIESVEEYQQVITAAPKGAPILVSEGLVNGRYQWQVQLPMILTYQAGSKTRSDTWLVTMVIVRVSRLESANGVGIEQWIAQPG, from the coding sequence ATGGCCCAAACACCCGATATGCAAGCACCCGGTGGTTCTGCCGGTGGTGGCGATGCGCCCAATCCGCGCCGGATCCGCGCGACCGAACAACGTGGTTCCGCGCCTGTGAAAAAGGGCGGCAAGCCCGTCAAGGGCGCGATTGCCGAGGGCCATACCGTGCCCAGTGGCCTTGGGACTGTGATTGTCCGCAATGAGTTTTATAAAGACGGCTACCGCTCGTTGCTGCGTCTGGCGCTGATCCAGGGCATCGTAATTGTCGGACTGATTGGGGCGATGTTCTTTGTGGTTCACACGCACCAGCCGGAAAACCGCTATTTCGCGACGACTGAGGATGGGCGTCTGGTGCCGATGGTGCCGCTGAACGCGCCGAACCTGTCGGCCCCGGCTTTGATGTCCTGGGTGGCGCAGGCCGCGACGGAAGTCATGACCTTTGGTTTCAGTGATTACCGCCGCCGTCTGCAGGAAGCATCCCGCAACTTTACCCGCCGGGGCTGGGAAAGCTTTACCCAGGCCTTGCAACGGTCCCGTATCATCGAAAGTGTTGAGGAATATCAACAGGTTATAACTGCCGCGCCGAAGGGGGCGCCCATTCTGGTGTCTGAAGGGCTGGTCAATGGTCGTTACCAGTGGCAGGTCCAGTTGCCGATGATCCTGACCTATCAGGCGGGGTCGAAAACCCGGTCCGATACGTGGCTGGTGACGATGGTGATTGTCCGTGTGTCCCGTCTGGAAAGCGCCAACGGGGTGGGGATTGAACAGTGGATCGCCCAGCCTGGTTAA
- a CDS encoding flagellin — translation MTAISTYARSMAQSQQIKLMQMQFSDLQTQLNTGKKTQLLSGLGSDAIVSKRARADFNELQTYIDNIDKSQTRIKMMLKAVEGIKAQATAVADGVINQVQEGEISELGALRDLAEKSYDFILDLMNTRDGNTYLFAGSDSGSQPITDAGTLDTYFATLNAEWAAGTLTVNPPNTNIAEEYISRYTNIPETTMGINGSLVDAKKVMVRADTTVEVDYTVMANQQGFKDILTAVSALRNLGDLEDAPGATYEEQQENFYAVFNNIATQLTNALDKMDEYGTKLSLAEVRISEAKADHKIDQNTLTATIERIENAPIEEVSVKITALATQLNATYQVTAMASQLSLVNFI, via the coding sequence ATGACCGCGATATCGACCTATGCACGATCCATGGCGCAGTCGCAGCAGATCAAACTGATGCAGATGCAGTTTTCCGATCTGCAAACGCAGCTGAACACGGGGAAAAAAACCCAGCTTCTGTCCGGTTTGGGCAGTGATGCCATCGTATCCAAACGGGCGCGCGCCGATTTCAACGAACTGCAAACCTATATCGACAACATCGACAAATCCCAAACCCGCATCAAAATGATGCTGAAGGCGGTTGAGGGCATCAAGGCCCAGGCCACCGCCGTCGCCGATGGCGTGATCAACCAGGTTCAGGAAGGCGAGATCAGTGAGCTGGGCGCCCTGCGCGATCTGGCCGAAAAATCATATGATTTCATCCTTGATCTGATGAACACCCGGGATGGCAACACCTATCTGTTCGCCGGATCGGATTCCGGATCACAGCCGATCACCGATGCCGGGACGCTGGATACCTATTTCGCCACGCTGAACGCGGAATGGGCGGCGGGCACATTGACCGTCAACCCACCCAACACGAACATTGCCGAGGAATATATCAGCCGTTACACCAACATTCCCGAAACCACGATGGGCATCAACGGATCGCTGGTTGATGCCAAGAAAGTGATGGTGCGCGCGGATACCACGGTTGAAGTGGATTACACCGTCATGGCGAACCAGCAGGGGTTCAAGGACATCCTGACCGCCGTATCCGCGCTGCGCAATCTGGGCGATCTGGAAGACGCGCCGGGGGCGACATACGAAGAGCAGCAGGAAAATTTCTATGCCGTGTTCAACAACATCGCCACCCAGCTGACCAACGCGCTGGACAAGATGGATGAATATGGCACGAAACTGAGCCTGGCCGAGGTTCGGATCAGCGAAGCAAAAGCCGATCACAAAATCGATCAAAACACACTGACAGCAACCATCGAGCGGATCGAAAACGCCCCGATTGAGGAAGTGTCTGTGAAAATCACCGCGCTGGCCACCCAGCTGAACGCCACCTATCAGGTCACGGCCATGGCCAGCCAGCTGAGTTTGGTCAACTTCATCTAA
- a CDS encoding type IV pilus twitching motility protein PilT, with amino-acid sequence MAARKPISLVKGADNVAQTWPDEPNRFTDEHVDPFLLWSVKRNASDITFQSDKQIYHEIDGVLYPATYRALDAGDMAVMLQKIYGPEAQARLASGTDLDLSYELKPDRYTRIRFRVNITPVLSKGRDAAQITMRVLPNEPPTMLDLNIEEDIVKNWAPRQGVVIITGPTGSGKTTLLAAGNRMMLERAHGCGKMLTYEAPIEYVYDAIKSPRSLVAQTEIPRHLPDFARGVRNALRRKPNIILVGEARDRETISAAIEAAQTGHAVYTTTHTTGVASTIQRMVATFDANERSERAYALMETLRMIVTQALVPKVGGGRLGVREWMKFPDEVREKLLDMDFTEWPANLQRMLPTYGQSMAISAGKAFEAGLIERRWYLLLSSSTGAGG; translated from the coding sequence ATGGCTGCCCGCAAGCCGATAAGTCTTGTAAAGGGCGCGGATAACGTTGCCCAGACATGGCCCGATGAACCCAACCGGTTCACGGACGAACATGTCGATCCGTTCCTGCTCTGGTCGGTGAAGCGCAACGCATCCGATATTACGTTCCAGTCCGACAAGCAGATTTACCACGAAATTGACGGCGTTCTGTATCCGGCGACTTATCGCGCGCTGGATGCGGGTGATATGGCCGTCATGCTGCAAAAAATTTACGGGCCGGAAGCACAAGCCCGTCTGGCGTCGGGGACGGACCTTGACCTGTCCTATGAACTGAAACCGGATCGTTATACGCGGATCCGCTTCCGTGTGAACATTACGCCCGTTCTGTCCAAGGGGCGCGACGCGGCGCAGATTACCATGCGGGTTCTGCCCAACGAACCGCCGACGATGCTCGATTTGAATATCGAAGAAGACATCGTGAAGAACTGGGCGCCGCGTCAGGGTGTTGTGATTATCACCGGCCCGACGGGTTCGGGGAAAACCACATTGCTGGCCGCTGGCAACCGCATGATGCTGGAACGCGCGCACGGGTGCGGCAAAATGCTGACCTACGAAGCGCCGATCGAATATGTTTATGACGCGATCAAAAGCCCGCGTTCGCTGGTTGCCCAAACGGAAATTCCGCGTCACCTGCCCGATTTCGCGCGCGGCGTTCGCAACGCCCTGCGCCGTAAACCGAACATCATTCTGGTGGGTGAGGCCCGCGACCGTGAAACCATTTCCGCCGCGATCGAAGCGGCGCAAACCGGTCACGCCGTGTACACCACGACCCACACAACGGGCGTGGCCTCAACCATCCAGCGTATGGTGGCCACATTTGATGCCAATGAACGCTCTGAACGGGCCTATGCCCTGATGGAAACATTGCGGATGATTGTGACCCAGGCGCTGGTGCCCAAAGTCGGCGGTGGCCGTCTGGGTGTGCGGGAATGGATGAAATTCCCGGACGAAGTGCGCGAAAAATTGCTGGATATGGATTTCACCGAATGGCCGGCCAACCTGCAACGGATGCTGCCAACCTATGGGCAGAGCATGGCGATCTCGGCAGGCAAGGCGTTTGAGGCCGGTTTGATCGAACGTCGCTGGTACCTGCTGTTGTCCTCCTCGACGGGCGCTGGTGGTTAA
- a CDS encoding toxin co-regulated pilus biosynthesis Q family protein, which translates to MISRTLFSSRVLLLGTACVLTTSFAAPALAGFEFTPPPATAVATDAGQDTDGVMPPVSAVPVSEVEIIDVTMTDGTTTDMGASGTVMDDLPPPPRPMPVMDEEPAPAPKPMMRLSPATQAPHVHADAPPAPRAPQADHATHHQPVRQKPALVVSKGAAPSLPSPHASAPATPSSAVPASHHAMAEGFGRDLPLVLAMRQIVPAGYGYVFDPAVDQGQRVDWDGGAAWPTVLENAVAAYGLSVRVMDDAKRVWVGPATAAPVSAPVSAPVATPVPVTPPAAMPAHEPAHEPIREVYIRRGETQAEPVIRDAAPAPMEAVTPVSEDPVAVEAPTPLMGVEDVGFIDPVATPRAPGDVAMVDDMTMSDASLTAPAPVAPVAMDHAVQTSFNPDAIQTWNADRGASLRDVLLQWSYDAGVELVWNSAQDFKLPASITMKSNYTDAVLSVLSAFNDQDARPLGRLHPNLPQGPSVLVVDVQPL; encoded by the coding sequence ATGATCTCTCGCACTCTTTTTTCGTCCCGTGTTTTGCTGCTGGGGACGGCGTGTGTTCTGACCACGTCTTTCGCCGCACCGGCTCTGGCTGGTTTTGAATTTACGCCACCACCGGCCACCGCCGTGGCCACCGATGCCGGGCAGGATACGGATGGCGTGATGCCGCCGGTCAGCGCTGTGCCCGTGAGCGAAGTTGAAATCATCGACGTCACCATGACGGATGGCACAACAACGGACATGGGCGCATCCGGCACCGTGATGGATGATCTGCCACCACCACCGCGCCCGATGCCGGTCATGGACGAAGAGCCGGCCCCCGCGCCCAAGCCGATGATGCGCTTGTCCCCCGCAACACAGGCCCCGCATGTTCATGCGGACGCCCCTCCGGCGCCGCGGGCTCCGCAAGCGGACCATGCGACACACCACCAGCCCGTCCGGCAGAAACCGGCTCTGGTTGTATCCAAGGGGGCCGCGCCGTCACTGCCGTCGCCTCACGCTTCAGCGCCTGCTACGCCATCCTCTGCTGTACCCGCATCGCACCACGCCATGGCCGAGGGCTTTGGTCGTGATCTGCCGCTGGTTCTGGCGATGCGCCAGATCGTTCCGGCTGGCTACGGATATGTATTTGATCCCGCCGTGGATCAGGGACAACGCGTGGATTGGGATGGGGGCGCAGCCTGGCCGACTGTTCTTGAAAACGCCGTTGCGGCCTATGGTTTGTCCGTGCGGGTAATGGATGATGCCAAGCGCGTCTGGGTTGGTCCTGCGACAGCGGCTCCGGTTTCCGCCCCCGTGTCTGCTCCTGTGGCCACCCCGGTCCCTGTAACGCCCCCGGCGGCGATGCCTGCCCATGAACCGGCGCACGAACCCATCCGTGAAGTTTATATTCGTCGTGGCGAAACACAGGCCGAACCGGTGATCCGCGATGCAGCCCCTGCCCCGATGGAAGCGGTCACGCCTGTGTCGGAAGACCCCGTCGCGGTTGAGGCCCCAACCCCGCTGATGGGCGTTGAAGATGTCGGGTTTATTGATCCGGTGGCCACGCCGCGCGCGCCCGGTGACGTTGCGATGGTTGACGATATGACGATGTCCGATGCGTCCCTGACCGCTCCTGCTCCTGTGGCACCCGTGGCGATGGATCACGCTGTACAAACCAGCTTTAATCCCGATGCGATCCAGACATGGAATGCAGATCGTGGTGCGTCCCTGCGGGATGTTTTGTTGCAATGGTCGTATGACGCCGGTGTTGAACTGGTCTGGAACTCCGCGCAGGATTTTAAATTGCCGGCATCAATCACGATGAAAAGCAATTATACCGATGCGGTCTTGAGTGTGCTCAGCGCCTTTAATGACCAGGATGCTCGTCCGCTGGGACGATTGCACCCGAACCTGCCCCAGGGGCCGTCGGTTTTGGTGGTGGATGTCCAGCCTTTGTAA
- the icmT gene encoding IcmT/TraK family protein produces MAQSTEDALIEKRNWHWRNTMRPVRFFSLDARAALPFFALLVYARPITLVLTIIITVIFSMLERRGLTFSSAMRALRVWIVGQNRPAWVSLRRRRMRDFG; encoded by the coding sequence ATGGCCCAAAGCACCGAAGATGCCCTCATTGAGAAGCGAAACTGGCACTGGCGCAATACCATGCGCCCGGTGCGGTTTTTCTCGCTCGATGCGCGGGCGGCGCTGCCGTTCTTTGCCCTTCTGGTTTATGCCCGGCCGATTACCCTGGTTCTCACCATCATCATCACTGTGATTTTCTCGATGCTGGAGCGGCGGGGGTTGACCTTTTCCTCCGCCATGCGGGCCTTGCGGGTCTGGATCGTCGGGCAAAACCGCCCGGCCTGGGTTTCGTTGCGCCGCCGGCGGATGCGTGATTTCGGCTGA